A region of the Aphelocoma coerulescens isolate FSJ_1873_10779 unplaced genomic scaffold, UR_Acoe_1.0 HiC_scaffold_143, whole genome shotgun sequence genome:
cccccctgacccctctgtcccccctgacccccgacaaccccgctgtccccctgaccccaatgaccccccgaccccgctgtcccctcaaCCCTGCCgtcccccctgacccccaaCAACCCCGGTGTCCCCCTGACCCTgatgaccccactgaccccctgaccccgctgtcccccctgacccccaaCAATCCTGGTGTCCCCCTGACCCTGATGACCTCGctgaccccctgaccccactgtcccccctgacccccaacaaccccggtgtccccctgaccccagtgaccccgctgtcccccctgacccccaaCAACCCTGGTGTCCCCCTGACCCCCTGACCCCgctgacccccctgaccccgcTGTTCCCCATGACCCCCAAcaaccccagtgtccccctgaccccctgaccccactgtcccccctgacccccaacaaccccagtgtccccctgaccCCCTGACCCCGCTGACCCCCATGACCCCCAACATCCCCGGTGTCCTCCTGGtgcccccccaacccccctgatGCCCCCCGGTGCACCCCTGACCCCGCTGACCCCCCCAACCCTggtgtccccccatcccccccccgaCACCCCTGACCCCGATGCCACCCCTgaccccccactgacccctcctgaccccgctgacccccccccgaccccggtgtcccccccactcccctgctgtcccccctgaccccgttgtccctcccatccccccaataccccccggtgcccccctgACCCCGCGGacctccccagtgtccccccccaccccccactgaCCTCTCCTGACCCCTCTGACCTCGGTGTCCCCCcggaccccactgacccctcctgaCCCCGCTGACCTCTCCTGACCCCAAtgctccccccaaccccctgcTGACCCCCCcgaccccggtgtcccccctgaccccactgacccgtcctgaccccagtgccctccccacccccctgcTGACTCCCCctgaccccagtgtcccccttgACCCTGGCGCCCCCCCCATACCTGTCCTGACCCCGatgccccccccacccctctggTGTCCCCGCTGGCCCCGctgaccccccctgacccccctgaccccgcTGACCACCCGGACCACCCTGACCCCGCTGACCCCTCTGCTGTGTGCAGGCGCTGGAGCGGCGCTACGCTGCGGAGCgccagcagggggcgctgtcGCGGCAGTGCCGGTTCGAGTACGGCTGGGGGCTCGTCCGGAGCCGCTACCAGGAGGACATCGCCCGCGGGGTGGCGCTGCTGGCTGGTGAGGGGTGGGGCTAAcacagggggcggggctaacACAGGGGGCAGGGCTAAtacagggggcggggctaacacagggggcggggctaacacagggggcggggctaatacagggggcggggctaatGCGGGGGCAGGGCTAACACAGCACCGCCATCGCCTGTGGGGTGGGACTGAtacagggggcggggcttacACAAGGGGCGGGGCTAAcacagggggcggggctaacacagggggcggggctaacgCAGGAGGCGGGGCTAACGCAGGGGCGGGGCTAAcacagggggcggggctaatGCAGCAGTGCCATTGCCCATGGGGGGGCGCTGCTGGCCGGTGAGGGGCGGGGCTAAtgcagggggcggggctaatATGGGGGTGGGGCTAAcacagggggcggggctaacgCAGGGGGCGGGGCCAATACGGGGGGGCTAAcacagggggcggggctaacgCAGCACTGCCATCGCCCATGGGGGGGCGCTGCTGGCCGGTGAGGGGCGGGGCTAAcgcagggggcggggctaatACGGGGGCGGGGCTAAcgcagggggcggggctaatATGGGGTGGGGCTAACGCAGCACCACCTTCGCCCACGGGGGGGCGCTGCTGAGCAGAGAGGGCGGGGCTAATGCAGGGGGTGGGGCTAATACAGGGGCAGGGCTAAcgcagggggcggggctaacACCGCACCGCCATCGCCTGTGGGCGGTGCTGCTGGCCGGTGAGGGGCAGGGCTAAtgcagggggcggggctaatACGGGGGTGGGGCTAATGCAGCATCACCATCGCCCACGGGGTGGCGCTGCTGGCCGGTGAGGGGCGGGGCTAATACAGGGGCGGGGCTAATATGGGGTGGGGCTAAcacagggggcggggctaatACGGGGTGGGGCTAATGCAGTACCACCTTTGCCCACGGGGtggtgctgctgagcagagGGAGCGGGGCTAATGCAGGAGGTGGGGCTAATACAGGGGCAGGGCTAAcgcagggggcggggctaacgCAGCACTGCCATCGCCCATGGGGGGGCGCTGCTgagcggggggggcggggctaatggagggggtggggctaatGGAGAGGGTGGGGCTAATATGGGGCGGGGCTAATGCAGGGGGTGGGGCTAGTGGAGGGAGCGGGGCTAATATGGGGCGGGGCTAATGCAGGGGGTGGGGCTAATGGGGGCGGGGCTAATATGGGGCGGGGCCAACACGGGGTGGGGCTaatggagggggtggggctaatggagggggcggggctaataCGGGGCGGGGCTAATGCAGGGGGTGTGGCTAAtacagggggcggggctaatATGGGGCGGGGCTAACGCAGGGGGTGGGGCTAATGGGGGCGGGGCTAATATGGGGCGGGGCTAACACAGGGGGTGGGGCTAATGGAGGGAGCGGGGCTAATATGGGGCTGGGCTAATGCAGGGGGTGGGGCTAATGGGGGCGGGGCTAATATGGGGCGGGGCCAACACAGGGGGTGGGGCTAATGGAGGGGTTGGGGCTAATGGAGAGGGTGGGGCTAATATGGGGCGGGGCTAATGCAGGGGGTGGGGCTAATGGGGTGGGGCTAATATGGGGCGGGGCTTACACAGGGGGTGGGGCTaatggagggggtggggctaatggagggggcggggctaataCGGGGCGGGGCTAATGCAGGGGGTGTGGCTAAtacagggggcggggctaacggagggggcggggctaacgCAGCACCGCCATCGCCCACGGGGTGGCGCTGCTGAgcagaggggggcggggctaacgCAGGCAGGAGGCGTGGCCATGGCGAGGCCATGGGGGGGGGCTAtgagggggctctgggggcgtTCTGGGGGCGCTATGGGGGAAATATTTGGGggttggggtctctgggggggggttcaTGGCCCTgttcctgtcccctccccccccccagagctgctgcctgagaCCCCCCCGGAGGAGCAGCGCGATGTCCTGTTCTACCTGGCCCTGGGCAACTACCGGCTCAAGGTGGGCacacggggacagcgggggggacGGCGGGGGgatcggggacattggggggacagaGAAGAAACGTGGGGGGCTCGgggaggtgacaggaggtgacaggtgacaggaggtgacaggaggcggcagggaggtggcaggaaGTGGCAGGGAGGTGAAGGGAGCCACAGGTGACAAAGGTGGCAGGAGGTGCCACAGGCGACAGGGAggtggcaggaggtggcagggaggtggcagggaggtggcagggaggtgacagaggTGGCAGGAGGTGACAGAAGGTGGCAGAGGTGACAGGAAGTGGCAGGAGGTGAAGGGAGGTGACAGAGgtggcagggaggtggcagggaggtggcaggaggtgacagaggtgacgggaggtgacagggaggtggcagggaggtggcagggaggtggcaggaggtggcagaggtgacagggaggtggcaggaggtgaagggaggtggcagaggtggcagggaggtggcagaggTGGCAGAGGTGGCAGGAGGTGACAGAAGGTGACAGAAggtggcaggaggtggcagaggtggcagaggtggcaggaggtggcaggaggtggcagggaggtggcagggaggtggcagggaggtgacagaggTGACAGAAGGTGGCATGAGGTGGCAGAggtgacagggaggtgacaggaggtgacaggcaGGTGGCAGAGGTGACAGGAAGTGGCAGGAGGTGAagggaggtgacaggaggtggcaggaggtgacagggaggtggcagggaggtggcagggagGTGGAAGGAGGTGAAGGGAGTGACAGAGAGGTGACAAAGGCggcaggaggtggcagaggtgaagggaggtggcagaggtggcagggaggtggcagaggtgacaggaggtggcaggaggtgacagagaggggacaaaggtggcaggaggtggcagaggtgacaggaggtggcagggaggtgaagggaggtggcaggaggtggcagggaggtggcagaggtgacaggaggtgacaggaggtggcaggaggaggcaggaggtgacaggaggtgacagaggtGGCAGGGAGGTAGCCGAGGTGGCAGGAGATGCCAGAAGGTGCCAGGAGATGCCAGGGAGATGCCAGAAGGTGCCAGGGAGGTGCCAGGAGGTGCCAGGGAGATGCCAGAAGGTGCCAGGGAGGTGCCAGGAGGTGCCAGGGAGGTGCCAGAAGGTGCCAGAAGGTGCCAGGGAGGTGCCAGGGAGGTGCCAGGAGGTGCCAGAAGGTGCCAGGGAGGTGCCAGGAGGTGCCAGGAGATGCCAGGAGATGCCAGAAGGTGCCAGAAGGTGCCAGGGAGGTGCCAGGGAGGTGCCAGACAGTGCCAGGGAGGTGCCAGGAGGTGCCAGGGAGGTGCCAGACGGTGCCAGGAGGTGCCAGGAGGTGCCAGAAGATGCCAGGAGGTGCGGCGGGTGTCCCCACAGGAGTACGAGCGCTCCCTGGAGCACCTGGAGCGGCTCCTGGCAGCGGAGCCCCAGAACCCGCAGGTGCTGCGCCTGCGGAGCCGCGTCCGGAGCCGCCTGAGGCGCGGTGAGGGGACGgcggggacgggggggggggcgtgacgtgggacccccagggacccccagggaccccagagtgaccccagagtgaccccacagtgaccccagagtgaccccacaGTGACCCCCCCGAGTGACCCTTAAAgccctcccagtgacccccagtgacccccagggacccccagtgacccccagggaccccagagtggccccagagtgaccccgcagtgacccccagtgaccccagagtgaccccacagtgaccccagagtggccccagagtgaccccagagtGGCCCCACAGTGACCCCACAGTGACCCCCCCGAGTGACCCTTAAAGCCCTCCCAGTGACCCacagtgacccccagtgaccccccagtgacccccagtgaccccagagtggccccagagtgaccccagagtgaccccccAGGGACCTCCCCAAGTGGCCCTTAAAgccctcccagtgacccccagtgacccccagtgacccccagggaccccagagtgacccaaatgaccccagggaccccccagtgaccccagagtgaccccagggACCTCCCCGAGTGACCCTAAAGCCCCCCCCAGTGACCCAAATGACCAAAAgtgaccccacagggacccccctgaatgaccccagggaccccccagtgacccagagtgaccccacagggacccccctgagtgaccccagggTCCCCAGAGTGACCCAAatgacccccagtgacccccccagggaccccccgaatgaccccagggaccccccagtgAACCAAATGACCAAGAGTGACCCCCggtgaccccagagtgaccctcggtgaccccccagtgacccccagtgaccccagagtgaccctcagtgaccccccccACCAAgagtgacccccagtgaccccagagtgacccccagtgcctccccagtgaTGCCCCGTGACCCAGAGTGACCCTTAAAGCCCCAAAgtgaccccccagtgaccccagagtgacccccagtgccccccccgtgacccccagtgacccagAGTGACCCTTAaagccccaaaatgacccctcagtgaccccccccGAGTgacctctgtcccctccccccctctcCAGACGGGCTGGTGGGCGCGGCCATCGTGGGGGGCGTGGTCATGGGCGTGGCCGGGCTGCTGGGCGTGGCCATCTCGCGCGCCACCCGGCACTgaccccgccccccgcccggccccgcccctccccccaccgcCGGCACGTGGCGGTGACGTCACGGGGGGGGGACCCCCGCGAACGTGGGACTGACGTCATCAGAGGGACACCACGGCGGCGCGATGACGTCGCGATGACGTCGCGGTGACGTCACGGCCGCtgctgacccccccccccccacctctcccccggtgccttggggacacccgtgtccccccccctcccccacccccccactgtcccctccccccgctGTAAATAAACCTCGTTGGGCTCCGTGTGACGTCACtgatgggggaggggcggggcagCGCCCATCCCCcaccgcgggggggcggggggggggggggacacggggacgttggggggggaggggggaggtgaCGCTGCGCGTGACCATCCCCACGGTGACCGTGGCCACCCCAGGTGACCACCCCCGTGACTCGTGGTGGCCGTGACCCCACAGGTGACCGTGGCCATCCCCACCCCCACGGATGACCATCCCCACGGTGGCCAGGACCCCACCACAGCTGATGGTCCCCGCGGTGGCCAGGCCACCACCCCCCCCGGTTGACCACCCCCACAGTGGCCACGAGCATCCCCACAGTGGCCACCACCTCCCAGCTGAccactgccctgctgcccacgcctCATGGTGGCCTcgccgtccctgtccccatgtcccctctgtccctgtcccctcccccttGTCCCCGTGACCTCccccccgtccctgtcccctccccctgttcctgtccccctgtcccctcccctgtccccctgtccccgtccttgtcccctgtccccgtgtcccttctcccttccctgtcccctcccctgttcatgtccccccgtcccctccccccttcccctgtccctgtccttgtcccctctccctgttcccttgtcccctccccctgtccccgtccccgtgCCCTCCccttgtccccctgtccctgtccccctgtccctccctgtcccctcccccctccccgtccctgtcccctccctctcctcctgtcccctctccttgtccctgtccccctcccccatccccgtcccctgTCCCTATCCCGTCccttgtccctctgtccctccctgtcccctccccctgtccccgtccctgtccctctgtccctgtcccctctcccgtctgtcccttgtccccctgtccccttgtccccctgtccctctgtccctctcccctgtccccctatccctccccctgtcccctctccttgtccctgtcccctctccccctctcccctgtctgtcccttgtccccctgtccctccctgtcccctccccctgtccccgtccctctccccctgtcccttgtccccctgtccccctgtcctgtcccttgtccccctgtcccttgtccccctgtccccccttcccctctccccctgtccctgtccccctgtcccctctccccctgtccctgtccccttgtccccctgtccctctgtccctctccccCGTCCCCctatccctgtccccctgtccctcccccgtcCCCtctccttgtccctgtcccctctcccctgtctgtccctgtccccctgtccccttgtcccctgtccctctccccctgtccctcttcccctgtccctgtccctgtccctctccccctgtcctgtcccttgtccccctctccccctgtcctgtcccttgtccccctgtccctctgtccctgttccctctccccctgtccctcttcccctgtccccctgtccccctgtcccgaGCCCCCCCAGGCCACTTCGGAGCCGGGTGCCGTAGCCAAGGATCCGGGGTTTATTCGCTGCGGTTAAACAAGAGCCCGAGCCCGggttggggggcgggggggggggtgggggtgggggggccctggggaccCCGAGAGgaccccgcggggcccggctggggacccccccccgcccGGGGATATATTCATATTTATATATTCATATTTATAATCGCAGTGgtcctcgcccccccccccccaaccccaaccccctccccaccaaaaaaaaaaaaaaacgcccccaacccccaccccggggcgctgcccctcccctccctcccccccccccccccaccccctccgccggatttggggtgaattcgggCGTTTCTGGCAATGGGGGGAGGgagtcggggggggggggggggtccccgggccgggggggggggggcccccccagggccccccttGATCTCAGTCGTCGATGCAGATCACCTCCCCCCCCCGCGGCTCCTTCTTCTCCAGCCCTTCGGCCTCGCGCTCCCGCTTCACCAGCACCGGGGGCCCGTTGGCggctgggggggcacgggggggtgggggaggggtcgggggAGGGCACGGAgacccccggggacaccccagggacccctcccccaccccccaccccccccctccGCCACCCACGGAAACCCCTCCCGCCTCACCAGCACCGCGGGGCACGGAGACCCCTCCCCCGGAGAGGTGACACCCACGGGGACACCCCAAGGATgtcccacccagggacccccccagggacccccccccagggacccctcaATGACCCCCCACCCACGGACCagagcccctccccccaccatgtCCCCATTTTGGGACCCCCCGCTTTGTCCCCAGGTTTTGGGACTGCCCCTAAATGTCCCCAtttcagggaccccccccccaatgtcccccatttttgggctccccccacaatgtccccattttagggacccccccaatgtccccaggtttttgacccccccagtgtccccaggttttgggcccccccagtgtccccaggtttcagagaccaccccaatgtcccccctttttgggctccccccacaatgtccccattttagggacccccccaatgtccccaggtttttgacccccccagtgtccccagattttggggcccccccaatgtccccaggttTTTGggacccccagtgtccccattttagggacccccccaatgtccccaggttTTTgggccccccagtgtccccaggtttCGGGGACCCCCCCAATGTCTGCAGgtttttgggaccccccccaatgtccccaggtttttgggacccccccaatgtccccaggttTTTgggccccccagtgtccccattttagggacccccccaatgtccccaggttTTTGGGCCCCCCATGTGCCcaggttttggggacccccccaacgTCCTCAGGTTTGGGGAaccccctcaatgtcccccatttttgggctcccCCCACAATGTCCCCATTTTAGGgacccccccgatgtccccaggtttttgggacccccccaatgtccccaggttTTTgggtccccccaatgtccccaggttTTTgggccccccagtgtccccattttagggacccccccaatgtccccatttCAGGGCCCCCCT
Encoded here:
- the FIS1 gene encoding mitochondrial fission 1 protein translates to MDPEFDDVVAVEDLMALERRYAAERQQGALSRQCRFEYGWGLVRSRYQEDIARGVALLAELLPETPPEEQRDVLFYLALGNYRLKEYERSLEHLERLLAAEPQNPQVLRLRSRVRSRLRRDGLVGAAIVGGVVMGVAGLLGVAISRATRH